Part of the Mangifera indica cultivar Alphonso chromosome 4, CATAS_Mindica_2.1, whole genome shotgun sequence genome, GCAGTTCTTCTGGGGTCGTTGTTAATAACACTTTGTTCGTTTGAGCAAAGCTTTGCAAGAccgaaatttgaaatcttttggccaaaaattatgGTCAAATAATTTGTTTCGAGGCTTGATGTCAAAGTGAAGGATTCTTTGGTTGCATCCTTGGTGCAAGTACTCTACTCCACGAGCAACGCCAATTGTAATGTTTTGCAGCTTGTCCCAACTCAATGGGCGTTAAGCTGACTCGTTTTCCCTCAAGAATAGAAACTTCTCAAGGGACCCATTTGGcatataaattcataaataagagCACATCGTGTTCCTTCTGAGCAGAATCCAAGAAGACGAACAATTTTAAAATGGTGTATCCTACCTATAGTAGCCACTTCATTGATGAACTCTCctccattttcttttgaatgttCCAACAGTTAGAAAATTTATTGATGTGACCTAACATTAAGtagaattttgatttaataaaattgataattgaatagtccaataATAGTTTCTAAATAGGCTTAAATGATCAAAAAAGATAAACCTAATACACTTAAAGGTAATAATCCGGATAGATAACATTAATGTGAGTCTTAAGGTATATTAGACTTTTGATGGCGTTTTATTAACATACTATATATTGGTTAGGTTTTCACTCCGAAACCAAGCATGTAGTATAGTTTTACCCattaaaaattgtcattcaAGAAGGTTTTAGGAGCGACAAACCAATCACTCCAATACAAGTAATTTTGGGAGGTCAATGGATTAAGTTGCATGGCgtttaacatattcatataatcataaaatatttaatttaatattttataatatatgcgTAGATCTTGTAgtattaatattaaatcaatttcaTTTAGTTCATATAAAATAAACCTTGCACCAACATCTTAACCACAACTGAAATTCCATTGGaaaattttcccctaaagaCACTTCCATAACCTCCTTGGTTGAGTCCCTACTTAAATTTACCCGTAATTTTCTTATGGTCATTGTAAGAATATCTGGCTGGATCAAGAGTCATTGTAGTCTTCCAGGAACTTGTCCACTTTAAGTTGAGCATGTTTTTCATCTCGGATTTCCATGATTTGTAAACAATCAATATCACCAACACAAGTGATGTCCTGCCTGCAATACTTACAGCTATGaacactaaaattttatttattggagAATCTGCAtctcaaaatgaaaaatgttagCTCATATATCATCAATTTTGCAAGCTCAAAAGCTTTTCAGGCTTCCTTCCTCGGCCATGAGCCATCATTCAGCTAGAACATTAGAGTAAAGCTTCATAAAGGAGGTGACAAGATTAAACGATCCGAAAATTCATGGTGCttcaaaatttctaaatgataaCTTATGGTGGTGCTCCTACTTGTAACAGAATTTTGGATTGTCGTGTTTGCAACACATTACAGAATTGCTTGTAGTATTGAACCCGCAATAGTCTCTTGAAGCTTTGCAGTTATCGCATTCTTTATGAGGTTTCCATCTTATTTCGATTCTTGGATTTGTCGAAGTCCCTCCAGTCGTTGTCATCCAAACAATGAAACTTTCAACCGTTTTATATTTACTATAATTTAACGGCAGAATTTCTTCTGAAAATTCGTACGGACGTGTTACATAAAATTTCTATCATAACTGAGGCAATAACTACTGGTGATTTGAATCTTGTTTAGAGCAGTTGAATATTGTGCATTCTTCCGAATAGGGAACATAGAATCTGGAGTTTTTGAGGTTAGAGGCTAGAAGACTTTGTATTGAGCTTGCACTTTCCTGCACATCTACAATTGTATTCCAGCCGGTAGAATATTCAATTGTTGTACATAGTAATCGCTAGAAGAAGGAATGTGCAACAATGTCTTGTTATTTGAGCAAGACAATTCAAAATCTTCATGGGCACAGAAGAGTGGGTTGAGCTTTGAGTAGGAAAGAATATCTAATTTCTGGTCCGTTTGGGCTGCATCTTGTTGGTGGACAAAATTCTTCACGATTCTCTGCTCCTGAGTAAGGTGGAAGAAGGAAGGTAACTATTCTTAGTACATGGAACATagtgaaagagagaaagatgaGAACACAGtgtagtttattattttatcttttgttaatataaagacaaaatcGCCCTcaccaatttttatatatttcaattatccatatgtttaattttatttaaattacaaaaatattctaTCAAAATGGAAATTTAATTGACCAATTTattctctaataatatttaaactacCAATTTATCCTTCAATAATTATAACTTATtactttttgttttctaaaaaaatgtttgcataatttttttattgcttcTCTCGTCATTATACCACCATCTATAAACTATCCTCTTTCTCCTCTCTTTCGTCTTTACCAACAACACCATCATCGGTCATTCCTCTCCTTCAGTTATCTTCACTAACAACACCATCATCGATTATTCCTCTCCTTCagttatcttcatcttcaacaccATTAGTCATCCTTCTACTCTAATCATTTTCACTATCGATCATACTTCTCCTTCCATTATCTTCCCCATCACtcttctatttttcaattttttaagaaaatctcCTAATAactctaaatttatatttacttgaattgaaaagaaagaagaagatataGATTGacatttattgaaaagaaatgagtGGGAAAAAAGATGAGtataagaaagaagagaaagtgaTTGATTAACATTTATTGAGAAGAAATGAGTAGGAGACAAAAATAGGAGAGCCGATAATGGAAAATAAGTGGGAGAAAGAAGAGGTAAATAGAGATTGacttttattgaaaagaaataaaagagaaaaggaagagagaataatgaaaaaaatgagaaaattttaaaaagataaatatttaaatattgtgattagaagaaaattaaatattttttttattttttttgtttgtgttaaatgaccttttttattctttcacaTAGTAAAattcactaataaaaatatattattggtaaattttgatttttcgaATTTAAAACATaggaatttgttatttcactaaaacttgagtgtgaaatagtcatttggacAAAAATTCATAGCATGAAGTTTGGGCATCTCTTCATTTTCTCATGTTctagatttttcaatatgtatgaatttataaaaatatttaatttatatatcattattataatatcCCTATGCACCTTATCAACGagaataacataaattttattgttatgtgaTAAAACTTGTCTTTAACCGAACTCATAGATCAACATCTAATAAAGTGATAAACTAAAGAATAGATTTAAAACACAGATATGTGGATAGGGCATGGGCTAAGTCAAATGTGCACAAGAGAACTTGTATGGgcaaaaatttttaagagtcaCGGGTCACTTTGCATtttattcttgtttgatttcGGCACAACATAACACTTTGCTTCTCTTTATGGTTCATATAGATAACAAGCTTTTTTAGTCAGCTACTAATATAACTAATATCAACTATATACTCCATACAAATAAGTTAGACTCTAAAATATGAAACGGTGAGGCAGGACTTCTAAATAGGTCGATTGGTGTTAAGagtgttttatttgaaaaattcaatacgGAAAAACCATGGACaaagttagaaaaaattttattatgaatgaaAAAGATTAGCTCACACTATTTTGCGTCACACGCTCTCACTTATTTTACATGCACTTTAATACATCTTATATTTACAAACCCTAACTGCACTTGTAATAGTTATTCGCATCTTCACAAAGTTGTATATCCAGTCCACAGCTCAGGCTCGCTATGTTAGACTAGATTAACAAACGAAAGCATTGACAAAGCTAAACATTGCTATCATAACATGAGTATTCCTCCACTATTGAATCGGAGTCTAAGTCTAACAATTCGGTTGAAGAATGATCACATTGAGTCTCCCCTCCAGTGTTATGatgagaggaagaagaagaaaagaaaggctTGGGAGGCATCTGCAAGTTGTCGATGTTTCCTTCTAACATTTCCATAACTTTGGCCATGGAGGGACGATCTGCTGGCCTCACTTGAATGCACCATAACCCAATTATACACAGCCTTTTTGCCATGAGATGTTCAATTTCAGAAACATTCGGAAGCTCTAAGTCTTCCCCTTTAATTATTCTGTCATATACCCATGATGGAAAATATGCTCTGCTTGAATGAGTTGCCTTCATCATAGAATTCCTTCTCCCCCCAACCATTTCCAACAACAACATCCCGAAGCTATAAACATCTGACTTGGAAGACACAGCTCCAAAATTTCTCGAAATTAACTCAGGAGCTATGTAGCCTATTGTTCCTCTTGTTGTGCTTACAGACACAAAATCATTCTCTTTTGGATAAAACTTTGCAAGGCCGAAATCTGAGACTTTCGGAATGAAAAATTCATCTAACAAGATATTGTGAGGCTTAATGTCGAAATGCAGAATGCACACATCGCAGCCTCCATGTAAATACTCGATACCCCGAGCTATTCCTGAAGCAATTTCATGGAGTTTCTCCCAGCTGAATGCTTGAACTTTACTTTCTTTTAGAAATATATACCTATCAAGAGATCCATTAGGCATAAACTCGTATACAAGCGCTCGTTTCGATCCTTCCGAACAGAATCCTACCAACTGT contains:
- the LOC123214928 gene encoding rust resistance kinase Lr10-like isoform X2 encodes the protein MELLESGFELHWSVECRNCVDAGSFCFLNLETLTCPVSTQFYLTQNLYFVVASSLFDLAVVLYLIARFLIAPLVLFAFLIHKCKSTRKTVDNVEKFLHKQQSWMPKRYSYSELMAVTNNCRDKLGQGGFGSVYKGQLHTGSLIAVKLLENTKFSGEEFINEVSTIGRIHHVNVVQLVGFCSEGSKRALVYEFMPNGSLDRYIFLKESKVQAFSWEKLHEIASGIARGIEYLHGGCDVCILHFDIKPHNILLDEFFIPKVSDFGLAKFYPKENDFVSVSTTRGTIGYIAPELISRNFGAVSSKSDVYSFGMLLLEMVGGRRNSMMKATHSSRAYFPSWVYDRIIKGEDLELPNVSEIEHLMAKRLCIIGLWCIQVRPADRPSMAKVMEMLEGNIDNLQMPPKPFFSSSSSHHNTGGETQCDHSSTELLDLDSDSIVEEYSCYDSNV